In a genomic window of Mycolicibacter heraklionensis:
- a CDS encoding HesB/IscA family protein: MTVQDQSATESHGVVLTDEAAAKVKALLEQEGRDDLTLRISVQPGGCAGLRYNLFFDDRSLDGDVVAEFNGVTLTVDRMSAPYLQGAEIGYADQIDKQGFTIENPNAGGSCSCGDSFN, encoded by the coding sequence ATGACTGTTCAAGATCAGTCGGCCACCGAGTCTCACGGCGTGGTCTTGACCGATGAGGCCGCGGCCAAGGTGAAGGCGCTGCTGGAACAGGAAGGTCGTGACGACCTGACCCTGCGGATTTCGGTCCAGCCGGGCGGCTGCGCCGGCCTGCGCTACAACTTGTTCTTCGACGACCGCAGCCTCGACGGTGACGTGGTAGCGGAGTTCAACGGCGTCACGCTGACCGTCGACCGGATGAGCGCGCCGTATCTGCAAGGCGCCGAGATCGGCTACGCCGACCAGATCGACAAGCAGGGCTTCACCATCGAGAACCCCAACGCCGGCGGCTCGTGCTCGTGCGGCGACTCGTTCAACTGA
- a CDS encoding carbohydrate kinase family protein, producing the protein MTIAVTGSIATDHLMRFPGRFSEQLLADHLQKVSLSFLVDDLVVHRGGVAGNIAFAIGVLGGDAALVGAAGADFADYRQWLVSHGVNCDHVLTSTTAHTARFVCTTDQDMAQIASFYPGAMSEARNISLAKLVETAGKPELVIVGANDPEAMFLHTEECRKLGLAFAADPSQQLARLTGDEIRKLIDGATYLFTNDYEWDLLLSKTGWTEADVAKQVGLRVTTLGGDGVDIVSPDGSRIHVGVVPEKSQTDPTGVGDAFRAGFLTGRSAGLNLERSAQLGSLVAVLVLESTGTQEWVWDRDVAVSRLADAYGDAAAAEISAALK; encoded by the coding sequence GTGACGATTGCGGTGACCGGTTCGATCGCGACCGACCATCTGATGCGCTTTCCGGGTCGGTTTTCCGAACAGCTGCTGGCCGATCACCTGCAGAAGGTGTCGCTGAGCTTCCTGGTCGACGACCTGGTGGTGCACCGCGGTGGGGTGGCGGGCAACATCGCCTTCGCCATCGGTGTGCTCGGTGGTGACGCCGCCCTGGTCGGTGCCGCCGGCGCCGACTTCGCCGACTACCGGCAGTGGCTGGTCTCCCACGGGGTCAACTGCGACCACGTGCTGACCTCGACGACCGCGCATACCGCCCGGTTTGTCTGCACCACCGACCAGGACATGGCCCAGATCGCGTCGTTCTACCCCGGTGCGATGTCGGAGGCCCGCAACATCTCGCTGGCCAAGCTGGTCGAGACCGCTGGGAAGCCGGAGCTGGTGATCGTCGGGGCCAACGACCCCGAGGCGATGTTCTTGCACACCGAGGAGTGCCGCAAGCTCGGGCTGGCGTTCGCCGCCGACCCGTCGCAGCAGTTGGCCCGGCTGACCGGGGACGAGATCCGCAAGCTCATCGACGGTGCCACCTACCTGTTCACCAACGACTACGAGTGGGATCTGCTGCTGTCCAAGACCGGCTGGACCGAGGCCGACGTCGCCAAGCAGGTCGGGCTGCGGGTGACCACCCTGGGCGGCGACGGCGTCGACATCGTTTCCCCGGACGGCTCCCGCATCCACGTCGGCGTGGTTCCGGAGAAGTCCCAGACCGACCCGACCGGGGTCGGCGATGCTTTCCGCGCCGGCTTCCTCACCGGACGCAGCGCCGGGCTGAACCTGGAGCGCTCCGCGCAGCTCGGTTCGCTGGTGGCCGTGCTGGTGCTGGAGTCCACCGGGACCCAGGAGTGGGTGTGGGACCGCGACGTCGCGGTGAGCCGGTTGGCGGACGCCTACGGTGACGCGGCCGCAGCCGAGATCAGCGCTGCGCTCAAGTAA